The segment TCTGGAAAACGAACCCATTGTCGGTGGGCCTTATAAAATGACTTCGCGCACACGTGACCGAGAGGTCGTTCTCAGTCGCCGCGAAGAATGGTATATGAAGGATGGCAAACAAGTGCGACCGAAACCCCGATTCAAGGAGATTCGGTTCCAAATCATCCGAGAACCCGATACTGCGCTGCTGTCGCTCAAGAAAGGGGACATCGATGAGATGGGTCTCAACTCGGAACAGTGGAGCAACCAGACCAGCGGAGACGACTTCTACGAGAAAAACACCAAAGTCACCGGACCAGAGTGGACCTATTTTTACTTCGGCTGGAACACGGAAAACCCTCTATTCAAAGATAAACGAGTCCGTCAGGCCATGTCCTGGGCGTACAACTACGACGAACTGATCAATAACTTTCTGCATGGATTAAACCGGCAGTCAGTCGGAATTTTCCATCCAGACTCCTGGATGTTTCCTAAAGAAGAGATCACACCTTACGAGCAGAATTTCGAAAAGGCGGTAGCTCTTTTGAAAGAAGCAGGTTGGGAAGATCACGATGGTGATGGAATCCTTGATAAAGAGATCGGTGGCAAGCAGGTTCCCTTTGAATTTACTTTGCTGTGTACTAATCAGCCTCGTTCCGTGAAAATGTGTACTTTAATGAAGGCAAATCTGGAACAAATTGGTATCCGCTGTAGTGTCCGTCCACAGGAGTTCACTGTGCTGATGGATAAAACATTAAACCATAAATTCCAAGCCTATCTGGGTGGCTGGGGAACGGGTGCCGATCCATCCACTGCTAAAAACATCTGGACTACCAACGCCATTAAAAATGGTCGTAACTATGTCTCTTACGAGAACCCCAAAATTGATGAGCTTTTTTATCAGGCCGAACGGGAGTTTGACCGCGATAAACAGGCGGAACTTTATTCACAGATTCATCAGATTCTCTGGGAAGATCAACCTTACACCTGGTTGTTCTACATGAACGGCTTTCATGGATTTAATAAGGACGTGCGCGGTTACGTCTGGTCTCCCCGAGGCCCGTTCGGTTATGGCCCCGGCTTTGATCACCTCTGGAAAGCGGTCGACTAGTCTCGACAATCAAGCTCTTGTAAATGGATGAGACTTTCGGACAAATTGAACTGTCCAGTACTTTGCCACCTCCCTTTTGGCATGGGATCATTACGGATATATGTACTCTTACATCATTCGACGTTCGTTGATTGGCCTCGTAACGTTGCTGATCATCACGTTTATCGTATTTGGCTTGATCCGGAATATTCCGGGGACCCCATTCACGATGGCGCAGGCTGAACTACTCGACCCCAGCAAGACCCTCGGCACGGCCGACGTGAACCGGCTCAAGGAAGCGTACGGACTTGATAAACCTTGGTATGAATCGTATGCCTATTGGATCTGGAACCTGGCTCAGGGAGATCTCGGAAATTCATTCGATGAAAAGATTCCGGTTACCGAGGTCATTGCGAACCGCTTTGTTCCGACGTTGATCGTTTCTCTCAGTTCGTTGTTCTTTACGTACATCCTGGCGATCCCGATCGGCCTCTATTCGACTGTCTACTACGAAACGGTTCACGAACGTTCGGTGAGTATTCTGCTGTACGCTCTGTATTCGTTCCCGGTAATGGTGGCGGCCCTGATGTTGCAGTTCTACTTTGCCTACAGGCTCGATTGGCTCCCCCTTACAGGAATGCGAACGACTCAGGGTTTCGACGATCTTTCCACGTTCGGTCAAACCTGGGATATTACTAAACATGCTATTCTCCCGGTAATTTGCTCTTCATATGGCGGCTTGGCTTACTTAAGCCGATTTGTGAACTCCAACATGCAGGAAGTCATCCGGTTAGATTTCATTAGGACCGCTCGGGCAAAAGGAGTCGGGCCACGAGATGTGATTATTAATCACGCATTTCGTAATACACTCATTCCGCTGATCACGATTTTCGGCCTGACATTGCCCGGGCTATTAAGTGGCTCGATCATTATCGAAGGAATTTTCCAGTGGCCGGGAATGGGGCAGCTCTTTTTCGAGTCCATTCCAGAACGGGACTACCCAGTCATCATGGGACTGACGCTCATGTTCTCTGTCCTCACGTTACTTGGCCAGCTTCTGGCTGACGTTCTCTATGCCTTTGCCGACCCAAGGGTTCGACTTTCCTGATTTCAGAGATCTTTCTTCTCGAGGAAGTCTCCCTTGAAGCCCTCTTTGGTTTTCTTCATTCCTGAACTCGATTTCAACACGCGACAATCAAACCATGTCCTGCTGAAACTTAACTCATACAGTTAGCAGAAATGTCGGATCAGCTCCTTCCTGAAAATGATAAAGTGACCCTCACCGGCAGTCTCGATGAGCTGGAAACGACGGTCACGGTCGTAAAATCGCCCAGCTTCTGGAATGAATCGTGGCATCGATTCAAGAAAAGAAAGCTGTCGATGCTGGCGCTCGGATTCGTCGGATTTCTCACCATCGTGGCACTTTGCTCGCCAATGATCGTGGGAACACGCCCTGTCGTGTGTAAGTACAAAGAAAATATTTACTTTCCTTGCCTCTATTATTTCAACGCATCCTGGGAAAATCCGATCTTCTTTAAGGACGGATTTCGCCAGCGATTTTATGAGAACCTCAAAGAAAAAGATCCGGAAAGTTGGGCAGTCTGGCCTATCGTCTATCAATCACCCACCCGGCGCATCACGGAAGGGGAATTCGGTAACCAACCTGCCAGTCCACTTCTGCAGGAGAAACCGAACAAATACCATTGGTTCGGAACCGATGACGACGGAGTCGACGTGTTTGCGCGACTTGTTCACGGAACCAGAATCGCGCTGGTGGTCGGTTTTCTTTCGATGGGAATTGCCAGCTTTATCGGCATTGTCGTCGGGGCGCTCGGAGGATACTTCGGTGGCTGGGTGGATACGATTCTCAGCCGCATGACTGAAGTCGTTATGTGTGTGCCTACTTTAGTGTTGATCCTGGCGATGCTCGCGATTGTGGAATCCACGACGATTTATCACCTGATGGTAGTCATTGGTTTGACTGGCTGGACCGGTATTGCCAGGCTGACACGCGCGGAGTTCCTCAAGCTGAAGGAGATGGAATTCGTCTCTGCCGCTCACTGCCTGAGCCTGAGCAACATGCGGATTATTTTCCGGCATATCCTGCCCAACTCTCTTGCGCCAATTCTCGTGCCGATCAGCTTTGGAATTGCCTCCGCCATCTTTACGGAGAGTGCGTTGAGCTTTCTCGGTATGGGTGCCGAACCACCTACCCCCAGTTGGGGGCGACTCCTCAGCGAAGCGAAGAAGTCCGATTCCCAGTGGTGGATGCTGACATTCCCCGGAGGAGCCATCTTTCTGGCGGTGCTCGCGTACAACCTGATCGGCGAAGGGCTCCAGGCCGCAACGGATCCCCGTCGCCGCGATTAATTCATGTCAATGATTTCGGTGGTACTGCGATAACGATGATTCTGCAATTCAGGTTCAGGCATCTGTGATGGACTGTAACTGAGTCCAATGCGTTTCGCCAATTCTTTCGACTTCGGCGTCATCGATTTTCACCAGTGGTGTGTATTGCGGATGGCGGACTTGTCGGTACGGGTTATTCTTCTTTGCGTTGTAACAGCAAATGAAGGCCCATCTAGGATTTTCACTTTTGTTCTGATCAGAGCGATGCAGTAAATTGCTGTGGAACAAGACAGCATCACCCGGTTCCAATTGCACATGAACCAATTCCAACCTCTCCAGGGCGACTTCCACCCGTTCCGGATCGGCCCCCGTCTGTTCGCCCACCTGTTTGTGGTCGACGCGCCCCATCAGATGTGATCCGCGTATCACTTGGAGGCAACCGTTTTCGGGGGTCGCACGATCAATGGCCACCATGGCGCTCGCCATCATGGGGAATGGACAGCAGAAGTTGTACCAATAGCCATAATCCTGATGCCACGCCCAGGCGCCCCCTTCACGAGGCTCTTTGAGGATCATCTTGTTGTGGTAGTGATAAACTTCATCACCCACTAACTGTTCCATCGCATCGACCAAACTGCGAGAACGAACAATCGCACTGTAGATGTCATTCTCATACAAGTCGTTTTTAACCTTTAGCTTAATTGCGCCTCCTTCGCCATCATCGCGAGAAGCCGCTTCGCGGAGCAGGGCCAGATCCGCCCGTGCGATTTTACTCAACAAGGCCAACGTCTCCGGTCGCAACATGCCCGGAATGATCACAAAACCATCAGTCGAGTACCGAGCCAACTGGGTTTCATCAAGTTGAAATCGTCGCATCGCCGGGATTCCTACTGTTCATCTATCGAGAGACGGAAATAATGAAGACGAGTGTTTATTGTATTCAGCGCCATAGAGAGATAAACAGTCGAATACAACATTATTCCGTCAACCAACAGGTTGCCGGGATGAAATTTGATCACGAACGGGAGACAGAATTGACCTCAGTCCCAGCTCAACTGGAAACGGATATCGCCTTGAAGGAATGGGCGATCCTCTGTGCAGCACTAGCTAGCGGAAAACAGACGATACTGGTGCGCAAGGGTGGCATCGCGGAAGGCCCCGACGGTTTCCAACCGGAACACCCGACATTCTGGCTCTTTCCCACAAATTTCCATCAAGCGGAAACTGCGTTAAACAACGATGGAAAAGCGTTCCTGTCACATCCCGACATTAAATCGAATTTGACGCCGCCTCCCGCTGAACAAATTGTACTAAAACATGTAGGACAAATTGAACAAATCATCCGACTGGAACAGGAATCACTACTCCCGTTCTTGAACACGTTCCAACTCCTTTCACCGGAAACACTTTCGAACCGATTTCACTACAAGGAACCCGGATTATGGGTCATGGTTGTTCGTATCTATCAGGCACAAGACCCGATCGTCATTCCCGATTCACCTCATTTCACAGGATGTCGTAGCTGGGTCGATTTGCCTCGGCCTTACAGCTCTCCTCAGGCAGAACCCGTCCTCTCTGAGGAAGAGTTTCAGGATCAAGTCCGCAAACTGAATTCCGTGCTGTCTGAAAACGCGATCGGTTAAACGAAGTACGTATGTCTTAAGTCTGAAACTGATCGACATGAAAGTCGACAAAGCATACAAACGTCGCTTTGGTACAATAGAGCTGATGACCAATCCCGAATCGTCTGTCAAGTTAAAAGCGAGTTTGGATGTCAAGGTTTAACGAGTCGCTCAAACGCGATCTCAAAAATGAACGATCGCGCGGCAATCTGAACTTGCTCAATCGCTGTTCATCTTGCAGAATGAAAACAGAAGTTAGAAGTCGTCGTTAAACACTTCAACTTTCTTCCTTCGCCAAAGAGGATCGCCTCACACTCACTTCTTTCCAAGCCGATCATCTTCAGTTTCACACTTAGACGAATTGAATATTCCAAAGCCACGGGCACCGTATCTGGAAGTCAGGTTCTCTGCCCTCCATCGGTATTCTTCCCACGGGTTCCCGCTGATGTCGTTTGTTTCAACGTCGGACTATTCCTTCGTCAATAATTCTCAAGCTATTCCTCAGACTGAATTATCGATTTGCCCGCAAATCGTTCAAAGTCGTTGATTGAGATCTTTTAAAAACAATTCTTTTTCAACAGCCATAATAAGGTACCGCGATGCATCTGATTTCACGCAGCATCCAGCAAAGTGTTGTTATAGACGATGATATCCATGTTACCATTCTTGAAATCAAAGAGGACCGAGTGATCCTCGAGATCCATTCCCCCAGTGCTCAGGTCCCTTATCGGATCGAAACCTTGTATATTCAATCCAATGAAGTAACGAGGATTGATTCCGAGAGTACCAACGCAACTGAAGAGACTCCCGAACTGGTCGGAGCGCGGTCTTAAGTGTCGAACGAACTCATTTCGTGAGCTCAACTTAAATAGTTGCGACACCAGAGTTCGAAAGTCAGCAACGCGTACAATCGTGACGCATGATTTCGCTGTCCCCGCTGATGCTCTGCGAGATATTTCTCAACCACTTCACGACGAAAGTAGCGTTCCGTCGCCACGGATTCGTCCACCAGCTGTGTTTTCAACCAGCCGGAAAGCTCTCCCGCAAACCATTGCTTCACTGGAACGCCGAAACCTCGTTTCGGCCGTTTAAAGATTTCTTCAGGCAAGTCCTGTTGTGCCAATCGCCGCAGTGCGACTTTGGTCTCGAAAGTCGTCGCCTTCATGTTGAGTGGCAGGCGGGCCGCCTTCTCTGCCAGCTGGTGATCAAGAAAGGGTGCCCGAGCCTCGATGCTGCCGGACATCGTCGCGTAATCTGTTTTCAATAGCAGATCGCCGACGAGGTAATCACCACAATCGATCTGTAACATACGGTTAAGTACATCATGCGGACGCTCCAGGTCAGCCGCCATGTCATCAATCGCTGCCAGCGGAACGGGAATTTGCTCGCGGAATTCAGGTTGATATAGCCGATCCCGGTCCCAGCCTTCCCAGAAGTTCTTGAAGTACCCCGAAACATGTTCGGGAAGACCCCAACGGGCCAGACGGGCCGTCATTCTTCGTCGACCTATCGGGTCGGCTTCGCACGCTGCGAGATTGCCTGTCGCAAACCAGCTAGGCAGACTCGACTGCATCAACCGCACAAAAGCGGAAGACTGCGACGCCCGCATATGTTTTCCATAGCCGGCAAACAGTTCATCTCCCCCGTCGCCTGTCAAAACGACCTTCACATGTTCGGCAGTCTGCTCGCTTAACAGCATCAGAGGCAGGGCGGCGGAGTCCGCCAGAGGTTGGTCGAAGAACCGGATCGCCTTTTCCAGCCAAGTCTGCAGGTCACCAGGGTCAAATCGAAAGACGTGATGCTTCAAGTTAAAATTTTTGCTGACAGTCTCTGCGTATTCCTGCTCGTCGTATTTCGTTCCTGGAAAACTGATTGAAAAAGAACTGAGGGGTTGATCCAAAACACGATGACAAACCGCCGCAATATACGAGGAATCGAGTCCTCCACTGAGAAACAGTCCGACAGGCACGTCACTGATTAAGTGAGAACGCACCGCTTCTTCAATATCGTATCTGAGTTCACCCAGTATTCGCTGTTGTCCTACTTCGTCGGCGAGAGGTTCCGGTTGGTAATCGAGTTGCCAATACCGGTGCAGGGTTAATTCACCCCCGCGCAGCAGAAATGAATGCGCGGCCGGGAGTTGATGAATACCCTTAAACAGGGTGCGTGGCTGAGGGATGAACTGGTAGAACAGGAACTGATCCAGCGCAGCCGGATTAAGCTCTGGTTTCACCGCAGGGTGCGCCAGCAGCGACTTAATTTCAGAAGCAAACAGGAACTGTTGATCGTTCCAACTGTAAAAGAAGGGTTTCTGACCAAACCGATCGCGGGCACCAAAGACGATTTCCTGTTTTAGATCATAAATAACGAAGGCGAACATGCCTCGAAGACGCTGCACCATCTCGGGGCCGGCGTCTTCCCACAGGTGAACAAGCACTTCTGTGTCTGAATGTGTTCGAAACTGATGACCTTTGGATTCCAGTTCCGCTTTCAATGGTTCGTAGTTGTAGATTTCACCGTTAAATACGACGACAACCGTTTGATCTTCATTCCACATCGGTTGCTGGCCATCGGACAAACCGATGATGGAAAGACGCCGATGGCCTAAACCGCAGCGCGCAGAAACATAGCTGCCCGCTTCATCCGGGCCGCGATGCAGCATCGCATCCCGCATCGCCTGCAAAGCTTGCTCCTCAAAACCGGCCTGCGGTTCTTGAATATACCAACCACAAATTCCGCACATAGGCAGGGGAAATCATTTCATTGAGAAGTTAAATCATCGTTGAAAATAGAACAAACATCGCTGAAAGTGATGATCGCATCAATTCGCTTTTCTGCGCCGCCGGTTGCGTTTGTCGACCATCACAGTTAACCGACGCCAAACATCCTTCCACGTCAGCGAAAGTTCAGGATTGGCTGTCAGATAGGCACGCAGGAACCTGCATCTTGTCGAACGGGAGATTAACCGCGTCTGCAGTGCATCCCGGGCGACCCGCGAAAGATTCCAAAGCCATCGGTCCACGTTACCAGTGGAAGCTGTCGCTCCGTCCAGATCGATAATAAAGACCCGAGGTTTTTCGGCGACCCCGTCAATCAGTAGATTGGAAAACTTTAAATCGCGATGACAGAAACCGGCCTTATGCATTCTGCCAAGGACTGTAGCTAACTCCCTGGTCACCGACCAGACCTGTTTACGGACATGGGGATCGGTCTGAACAATCTCCAAGGTGAGCGATGCAAGTTGAACGTTGAGGTCACGACAGTCGGGTAACCATTCGAATCCGAGGTAAGCCGGGTCGTTCCAGCTCCAACGCGCCGGCGGTATGACCCACAACGGTTCCGGTGTGGGAATTCCAGCGTCCAGAAATTGATGCCCCAGTTCAAACGAATGCCGAGACCGATCCTGTAAACGAACGAGAGAAGTACACCGTTTGAGCCAGTTCTTGCGGAACACTTTCTTGTATCCACAAATCGTTACGGTTTCGCCCAGGTTCACGGGCAATACGACAAGCAAGGCCGAGAGACTCTGCTTAAAAACTTTGGCCTCTGATCGCTTAAATAATACTTCGGGATCATGCAACAACTCATGGAGTGCTGAGGCGCTAACCCGTGAAGAGGCCCAGCCTGTACGGCGACCCAGGATTTGTACATGCGGCAAGTTCGAAGTCATTTTTAATTCGGTTCGAGGGCAGTTACTGGCCATCCGGGTCCTTTTTCCGAATCGGAGTCAACATTCGCTTAATTGCAGTTTTTACAAAGCAAGCCAGTATACAGATCCAGTATGGCCCGAGGAATTAATCACTTTTGCATTAATTACAATTATGCCGAAGGGCTTCGGCGCTCGCAGGGGAAATTTCTTAATTATGTATCTTCCCAATCAGTCAAAAGTTACGCAACTCGCCTGATTGGAAAAAACAATCTTAGGAAGATTTTGGCCCCGATTTTGCAACCAGTCGATATCGAGACCAGGAGGTCTTGCCGTCCCAAGGAAGGTGACGGGATTACAACTCAGAAGCAAGGATGCTAACCAGATGAGACTCCGTCTGACAATCTATCTGTCATTGCTGCTCTGTAGCTCAATAGCCTATGGAGCCAAATATAAAACAGACAACTTCGTCGTTACTGCTCCCTCGGAAATCATTGCGAAACAAGTCGCGCTGACTGCCGAAGACTGCCGCAAGGAAATTGCCATTGCCTGGCTGGGTGCAGAACTCCCGGGCAATTGGGAAAATCCCTGTAAAGTTTTCGTCAAAGTCGGACAGCTCGGGGCTGGGGGCGCAACGACCTTCAAATTCAACAGAGGAGAGGTCTACGGTTGGGACATGGAGGTTCAAGGAACGCTCGAACGCATCCTGGACTCGGTTATCCCACACGAAGTCAGCCATACCATTTTCGCCTCTTACTTTCGGCGCCCGCTTCCCCGCTGGGCTGACGAAGGGGCCGCAACCATCGTAGAGCATATCTCAGAAAAGAGACGACAGCTCGATTTATTGCACGACGTCATTGACTCGGACCGACGAATCCCTGTCAAACAGTTATTGGAAATCACTGAATACCCGAAAAACCCACAGGATGTCTTCACACTCTATGCAGAAGGGTTTTCTCTGGCCGATTTCCTGATTGAAGCAGGGGGGAGGAAGCGATTTCTTGATTTGATCGACGTGGCTCACGAACAGGACTGGGAAACCGCCTTTCGTAAAATTTACAAACTGGACGACCTCAACCAACTCGAAAACCACTGGCGAAAATGGATAGTCGCAGGAAGTCCTCGAAACCAGAACAATCTCGACGGAGTAGAAGTTGCCGTTGCTGAAAAATCGAGCGAAGACTCTTTGATCCGCGGACAATCACCTGATCCCAAACAGATTTCGAAACCAGTTTTCGAGAGTTCACCCAAAATGACTGCTGATCGTTCCCTGTTAATTGAAGAGTCAGCGGATCGTCTTGAAAGACCGCAACCGCTGCTGTTGCGGATTTCTTCCAAGCGATAATTTTGAATACAACCCTGTGATTGACTTCTTTGAAAATGATCTTCTCTAACGACCCTAATTTTTTTGTTCTCTTCCCTAACGACAAGAACGACGATTATCCATTTCATCAGGCCAGTTTCCCACACTATTCACTGGTCTGGTAACGACTGATTGGCGAGGCAACACCCTCTCTCCCCCGTTGCTTCTAATAATTCAGCTGTTCGGACCCTGATTCGTCGTACAGAGCCACCGCGAAAGCGGTGGCTTTTTTTATTTCCAGTTGGTCGAAAACGGAAGCCCACACCCTTCGATTATCGTTTCCCTTTGAAACGAGGAGCCAGGGGAAGATCGTTCTCAACAATC is part of the Polystyrenella longa genome and harbors:
- a CDS encoding peptide-binding protein encodes the protein MDTSRNSFLALAALLALIAVFPGCSDSEKADSSKDEVKSLVEPFDPPTLEELDAKAEWEEMPVLDSMKLMQERQAKEEPLATYDEAISLKNNSDEDNAKILSAMGRGPKEESEIDYDAVINRHVSSDMKSTNPLLGSSAIEFEVVGQTSFGLFSFDWDFNPFAVEATVKSWHSSKDRLYDKVVIRDDLVWSDGTPITAHDVAFSFRTIMNPSVPASAVRSGTDQLRWVEAYDDHTVVFFHKESLASNVWNVNYPVIPKHVYESLIDKDPSLQEDPQFVALENEPIVGGPYKMTSRTRDREVVLSRREEWYMKDGKQVRPKPRFKEIRFQIIREPDTALLSLKKGDIDEMGLNSEQWSNQTSGDDFYEKNTKVTGPEWTYFYFGWNTENPLFKDKRVRQAMSWAYNYDELINNFLHGLNRQSVGIFHPDSWMFPKEEITPYEQNFEKAVALLKEAGWEDHDGDGILDKEIGGKQVPFEFTLLCTNQPRSVKMCTLMKANLEQIGIRCSVRPQEFTVLMDKTLNHKFQAYLGGWGTGADPSTAKNIWTTNAIKNGRNYVSYENPKIDELFYQAEREFDRDKQAELYSQIHQILWEDQPYTWLFYMNGFHGFNKDVRGYVWSPRGPFGYGPGFDHLWKAVD
- a CDS encoding ABC transporter permease; protein product: MYSYIIRRSLIGLVTLLIITFIVFGLIRNIPGTPFTMAQAELLDPSKTLGTADVNRLKEAYGLDKPWYESYAYWIWNLAQGDLGNSFDEKIPVTEVIANRFVPTLIVSLSSLFFTYILAIPIGLYSTVYYETVHERSVSILLYALYSFPVMVAALMLQFYFAYRLDWLPLTGMRTTQGFDDLSTFGQTWDITKHAILPVICSSYGGLAYLSRFVNSNMQEVIRLDFIRTARAKGVGPRDVIINHAFRNTLIPLITIFGLTLPGLLSGSIIIEGIFQWPGMGQLFFESIPERDYPVIMGLTLMFSVLTLLGQLLADVLYAFADPRVRLS
- a CDS encoding ABC transporter permease, producing the protein MSDQLLPENDKVTLTGSLDELETTVTVVKSPSFWNESWHRFKKRKLSMLALGFVGFLTIVALCSPMIVGTRPVVCKYKENIYFPCLYYFNASWENPIFFKDGFRQRFYENLKEKDPESWAVWPIVYQSPTRRITEGEFGNQPASPLLQEKPNKYHWFGTDDDGVDVFARLVHGTRIALVVGFLSMGIASFIGIVVGALGGYFGGWVDTILSRMTEVVMCVPTLVLILAMLAIVESTTIYHLMVVIGLTGWTGIARLTRAEFLKLKEMEFVSAAHCLSLSNMRIIFRHILPNSLAPILVPISFGIASAIFTESALSFLGMGAEPPTPSWGRLLSEAKKSDSQWWMLTFPGGAIFLAVLAYNLIGEGLQAATDPRRRD
- a CDS encoding phytanoyl-CoA dioxygenase family protein, which codes for MRRFQLDETQLARYSTDGFVIIPGMLRPETLALLSKIARADLALLREAASRDDGEGGAIKLKVKNDLYENDIYSAIVRSRSLVDAMEQLVGDEVYHYHNKMILKEPREGGAWAWHQDYGYWYNFCCPFPMMASAMVAIDRATPENGCLQVIRGSHLMGRVDHKQVGEQTGADPERVEVALERLELVHVQLEPGDAVLFHSNLLHRSDQNKSENPRWAFICCYNAKKNNPYRQVRHPQYTPLVKIDDAEVERIGETHWTQLQSITDA
- a CDS encoding DUF1802 family protein, with amino-acid sequence MKFDHERETELTSVPAQLETDIALKEWAILCAALASGKQTILVRKGGIAEGPDGFQPEHPTFWLFPTNFHQAETALNNDGKAFLSHPDIKSNLTPPPAEQIVLKHVGQIEQIIRLEQESLLPFLNTFQLLSPETLSNRFHYKEPGLWVMVVRIYQAQDPIVIPDSPHFTGCRSWVDLPRPYSSPQAEPVLSEEEFQDQVRKLNSVLSENAIG
- a CDS encoding carbon storage regulator; its protein translation is MHLISRSIQQSVVIDDDIHVTILEIKEDRVILEIHSPSAQVPYRIETLYIQSNEVTRIDSESTNATEETPELVGARS
- the asnB gene encoding asparagine synthase (glutamine-hydrolyzing), with the protein product MCGICGWYIQEPQAGFEEQALQAMRDAMLHRGPDEAGSYVSARCGLGHRRLSIIGLSDGQQPMWNEDQTVVVVFNGEIYNYEPLKAELESKGHQFRTHSDTEVLVHLWEDAGPEMVQRLRGMFAFVIYDLKQEIVFGARDRFGQKPFFYSWNDQQFLFASEIKSLLAHPAVKPELNPAALDQFLFYQFIPQPRTLFKGIHQLPAAHSFLLRGGELTLHRYWQLDYQPEPLADEVGQQRILGELRYDIEEAVRSHLISDVPVGLFLSGGLDSSYIAAVCHRVLDQPLSSFSISFPGTKYDEQEYAETVSKNFNLKHHVFRFDPGDLQTWLEKAIRFFDQPLADSAALPLMLLSEQTAEHVKVVLTGDGGDELFAGYGKHMRASQSSAFVRLMQSSLPSWFATGNLAACEADPIGRRRMTARLARWGLPEHVSGYFKNFWEGWDRDRLYQPEFREQIPVPLAAIDDMAADLERPHDVLNRMLQIDCGDYLVGDLLLKTDYATMSGSIEARAPFLDHQLAEKAARLPLNMKATTFETKVALRRLAQQDLPEEIFKRPKRGFGVPVKQWFAGELSGWLKTQLVDESVATERYFRREVVEKYLAEHQRGQRNHASRLYALLTFELWCRNYLS
- a CDS encoding lipopolysaccharide kinase InaA family protein, whose amino-acid sequence is MASNCPRTELKMTSNLPHVQILGRRTGWASSRVSASALHELLHDPEVLFKRSEAKVFKQSLSALLVVLPVNLGETVTICGYKKVFRKNWLKRCTSLVRLQDRSRHSFELGHQFLDAGIPTPEPLWVIPPARWSWNDPAYLGFEWLPDCRDLNVQLASLTLEIVQTDPHVRKQVWSVTRELATVLGRMHKAGFCHRDLKFSNLLIDGVAEKPRVFIIDLDGATASTGNVDRWLWNLSRVARDALQTRLISRSTRCRFLRAYLTANPELSLTWKDVWRRLTVMVDKRNRRRRKAN